The genome window AATTTCACTATTTATAAACGGAGTCAACATTATATGTCCGCCAGACCAATATTGATCGCCAAAGGCGAGAAGGAGCTTCACCTTATTCCCCAGATGGCCAACCGCCACGGGCTGGTGGCCGGAGCCACCGGGACCGGCAAAACAGTCACCCTGCAAGCCATAGCCCAGGGCTTCAGCGGGATCGGCGTCCCGGTCTTCCTGGCTGACGTCAAGGGAGACTTGGCCGGCTTAAGCCAGGCCGGGGGACAGAATCCCAAAATAGCGGAGCGGGTAAAGACCTTAGGATTCAAAAGTTTCAGTTATGCGGCCTGCCCAGCGGTTTTTTGGGATGTCTTCGGCCAAAAGGGGCATCCGGCCCGGACCACCATCTCGGAAATGGGGCCCCTGCTGTTATTCCGGCTGTTGAATCTGAACGAAGTGCAGAGCGGGGTGCTTTCGCTGGTCTTCAAGATCGCCGCCGCCGACGGCCTGCTGCTTTTAGACCTGAAAGACCTGCGCTCCATGTTGCAGTATGCCGGGGACCATGCCTCCGAGTTCACCACCGAATACGGCAAGATCTCGGCCGCCAGCATCGGCACCACCCAGCGCTCGCTATTGGCGCTGGAGGAACAGGGCGCAGATCAGTTGTTCGGCGAGCCGGCCCTGAACCTTGACGACCTGATCCAGACCGATGAAAAGGGCCAGGGCGTGGTAAATATTTTAGCCGCCGACCGGCTGATGCAGTCGCCCAAGATGTATGCCACATTTTTATTGTGGCTGTTGTCCGAGCTGTTCGAGCAACTGCCGGAAATGGGCGACGCCGAAAAGCCCAAGCTGGTCTTTTTCTTTGACGAGGCCCACCTGTTGTTCGACGATGCCCCCCAAGCCCTGGTGGAAAAGATCGAGCAGGTGGTCCGGCTGATCCGCTCCAAGGGGGTGGGCATATACTTCGTCACCCAGAACCCCACCGACATTCCGGACAAGATCCTGGGCCAGCTGGGAGACAGGATTCAACACGCCCTGCGGGCTTTCAGCGCTAACGACCAGAAGGCGGTTAAGGCCGCGGCCCAGACCTTCAGGTCCAACCCGCAACTGGACATCGAATCGGCCATTACCCAGCTGGAGGTAGGCCAGGCGCTGGTTTCGCTGCTGGACGAGAAAGGCAGCC of candidate division TA06 bacterium contains these proteins:
- a CDS encoding DUF853 family protein; the encoded protein is MSARPILIAKGEKELHLIPQMANRHGLVAGATGTGKTVTLQAIAQGFSGIGVPVFLADVKGDLAGLSQAGGQNPKIAERVKTLGFKSFSYAACPAVFWDVFGQKGHPARTTISEMGPLLLFRLLNLNEVQSGVLSLVFKIAAADGLLLLDLKDLRSMLQYAGDHASEFTTEYGKISAASIGTTQRSLLALEEQGADQLFGEPALNLDDLIQTDEKGQGVVNILAADRLMQSPKMYATFLLWLLSELFEQLPEMGDAEKPKLVFFFDEAHLLFDDAPQALVEKIEQVVRLIRSKGVGIYFVTQNPTDIPDKILGQLGDRIQHALRAFSANDQKAVKAAAQTFRSNPQLDIESAITQLEVGQALVSLLDEKGSPSITQKTYIVPPASQLGPIDDGQREKLIKSSALFGHYEKMVDRESAYELLKAKAGTIGPGRTG